A region from the Mya arenaria isolate MELC-2E11 chromosome 2, ASM2691426v1 genome encodes:
- the LOC128223471 gene encoding uncharacterized protein LOC128223471, with the protein MRFTLEEELNPTCLFTFICRERDFIQLCNNYRLNVVDSEDLFEQILDSLQDVKQSGLRVRPLLFETMKTVAHLKLPNLEIRWRPACKTRVAQHNKMRQEEKEADRKRLERKCRNQRVEIETMEAMRVEMDRMRAEIAELREEVRSLKEGANTCTAPSTEMAEQSRIPRPKGPASASAHRSLFAAVRRRPGFAAGSASTTSTACRTSTTIASTTARSTSARSTVATVGSSTRKTTSARSSAATAPSMSSAGGQTSAPSTSSAGGQTVEGGAARGRGKVSTKRKRVDDDGGQAKKKPAWK; encoded by the exons ATGAGGTTCACATTGGAGGAAGAACTGAACCCCACTTGcctgtttacatttatttgccGGGAGAGAGACTTTATACA ATTGTGCAACAACTACAGGTTGAATGTTGTAGATTCAGAAGACCTTTTTGAGCAGATCTTGGATAGTTTACAGGATGTGAAGCAGTCAGG gcTTAGGGTTCGTCCCCtattatttgaaacaatgaagACGGTGGCCCACCTGAAACTACCAAACCTAGAGATAAGATGGAGACCGGCATGTAAGACCAGAGTGGCACAACACAACAAG ATGCGGCAGGAGGAGAAAGAAGCGGACAGAAAGAGACTGGAGCGCAAATGCAGAAATCAGAGAGTGGAA attgaaACGATGGAAGCTATGAGAGTGGAGATGGATCGCATGAGAGCTGAGATTGCAGAATTGAGGGAGGAAGTCAGGTCTCTTAAAGAAGGGGCCAATACTTGTACGGCCCCTTCAACTGAAATGGCAGAACAGAGCAGG ATCCCAAGGCCAAAGGGACCTGCATCTGCCAGTGCGCACAGGAGCCTTTTTGCAGCTGTGCGTAGGAGACCTGGCTTCGCTGCGGGCAGTGCTTCTACAACGTCAACTGCGTGCAGGACATCAACAACAATTGCATCAACAACTGCACGCAGTACTTCTGCCCGCAGCACGGTAGCAACTGTGGGCAGCTCTACACGGAAGACAACATCTGCCCGCAGCTCTGCTGCCACTGCCCCCAGCATGTCATCAGCTGGTGGGCAGACTTCTGCCCCCAGCACATCATCAGCTGGTGGGCAGACGGTCGAGGGTGGGGCAGCTCGAGGTCGTGGAAAAGTCT caaCAAAACGTAAGCGTGTTGATGACGATGGGGGGCAGGCAAAGAAAAAACCGGCTTGGAAATGA